A section of the Amblyomma americanum isolate KBUSLIRL-KWMA chromosome 2, ASM5285725v1, whole genome shotgun sequence genome encodes:
- the LOC144118448 gene encoding mite group 2 allergen-like Ixo r 2 encodes MIRFAITVLLLGLALGQRRNIAYEDCGCNAKILSVEIEPCDSDPCVLKRGTTSKIHFTLIADQDSETASLSASIRMFLGFMMPIPGLESDLCKDIIQCPVVKGKTYTGVMEVAVPSFAPTMETSVQIKIVGDKGVSICTKSNVLIE; translated from the exons ATGATCCGCTTCGCTATTACGGTCCTCCTCCTCGGCTTGGCCCTCGGCCAGCGAAGAAACATCGCGTACGAAGACTGCG GCTGCAATGCCAAGATCCTCTCGGTCGAAATCGAGCCTTGCGACTCTGATCCCTGCGTCCTCAAGCGTGGCACGACATCCAAAATTCACTTCACGTTGATTGCAG ATCAAGACAGTGAAACTGCGAGCCTCAGCGCCAGCATAAGGATGTTTTTAGGCTTTATGATGCCCATCCCCGGACTGGAAAGCGACCTCTGCAAGGACATCATTCAGTGTCCCGTCGTCAAGGGCAAGACCTACACTGGCGTCATGGAGGTTGCCGTGCCTTCGTTCGCTCCCACT ATGGAAACTTCTGTCCAGATCAAGATTGTTGGAGACAAAGGCGTGAGCATTTGCACCAAGTCCAACGTTCTCATCGAATAA
- the LOC144120934 gene encoding mite group 2 allergen-like Ixo r 2 — MLRAALFILAIGSALGQIRDAVYDDCGSTAEIISVQVEPCDSDPCVMKRGTKAKIHFEMVSDQDSETAVLEATTKLFGITVPVPGIEPDMCKEVVKCPIKKGQNYKGILVAPIPTIAPAGESSLTLKVKGDKGTSVCATSKLILE, encoded by the exons ATGCTTCGCGCAGCCCTCTTCATCCTCGCCATCGGCTCGGCTCTCGGTCAGATCAGGGATGCCGTCTACGATGACTGCG GCAGCACCGCTGAAATCATCTCGGTACAGGTCGAGCCATGCGACTCGGACCCATGCGTGATGAAGAGGGGCACCAAAGCCAAGATTCACTTTGAAATGGTGTCCG ACCAGGACAGCGAAACCGCTGTGCTTGAGGCAACGACCAAGCTCTTCGGAATTACCGTACCAGTCCCCGGCATCGAACCCGACATGTGCAAGGAGGTTGTCAAGTGCCCCATCAAGAAAGGACAGAACTACAAGGGCATCCTCGTTGCGCCCATCCCAACAATCGCGCCCGCG GGCGAGTCATCGCTCACCCTCAAGGTAAAAGGAGACAAGGGCACCAGCGTCTGTGCCACGTCGAAGCTGATCTTGGAATAA